Genomic window (Amaranthus tricolor cultivar Red isolate AtriRed21 chromosome 7, ASM2621246v1, whole genome shotgun sequence):
tgttcattcgggtcatcgggttgattttGGTCGATTGTTTCGATTATGTTCAAAATCGAGTTTTGTGTCCACATtgaattttacataattataaatctatttttaagtcGGGTTTCGAATACTAGGTTGGGTGAATATCGAGTCATAAGATTTATTTTGAATACGTCTACCCATACTTTAATACAAAATTGGATTTGAGACGAACTCAAACCTTCACTATCATGTGCACCCATCTAGAGGCTTTAGTCGGTTCCTTTAAACAAGGAAGATCCAAACCACAAGGTTACAAAGGCAAGATATTCTCCAAGGCACATTGCGTAGCTACCACAaactacaaaatcaaaaaatttcatCCTCCTTCACACGCCACAAAACACTTCACTCTTCCACACTAGTAGGCCCTTCAAAGGAATCACTCACTTCTGAATTCCCAtactcaaaaaatcaaaaacaaatcttCAAAATCTTCCATACTTAACTTTAATGGCTCTCCATCTTTCTCTCTCTCATCAATCATGGACTTCTACAGCAAATTCCATCACCTCATCGGATCTTACCCGTGGATCAATCCCCACTACCCGATTGCCAAGACGGGTCGAATTTAGTGAGAGTTTCAAGAGTCAAAACCTAGTGAAGAGGAAAGAGATAATGAGAGGTCAAATTAGAGCAAGTTTGGAAACAATGGGTGCCCAAGTTGAAGACATTGTTGGGAAAGTTACCCAAGTTAATAAGGATACTTTCTGGCCTATTGTTAAGGCTGCTGGTGATAAACCGGTTGTTCTTGATATGTACACTCAATGGTATTCACTAAAAATctcacctttttaaaattttgaagtatattttctttaatttttaattgggtattttttttaattggtgaTTGTAGCTGTTTAATAATTTCCTCACAAAATTTACCACATTTTCTAAGATGGAATTAATAGGAGTAGAAGTTAGTCCAGCAAACTTATCCAAATTTAAGATAAATTATGATGTGTTTGTTCTTGACTTTTTATGTCTTGATTATAAGCatgttttctttaaatttttaagcttttgtggtAAACAGCTATTTGGAGAGCTTACCAGCTTTCACTTATTCTCTGCAATGGTTTTTGGTAAAATATGTTATTGAGCAATTTAATGATATTTTAGCACAAATACATGATTGGATAGTTGAACATCTAAGACGAGTGT
Coding sequences:
- the LOC130817893 gene encoding thioredoxin F-type, chloroplastic-like, translated to MALHLSLSHQSWTSTANSITSSDLTRGSIPTTRLPRRVEFSESFKSQNLVKRKEIMRGQIRASLETMGAQVEDIVGKVTQVNKDTFWPIVKAAGDKPVVLDMYTQWCGPCKAMAPKFEKLAQEYLDVVFLKLDCNQENKPLAKELGIKVVPTFKILKDGNIVEEVTGAKYDTLVAAIQTVRSS